A stretch of the Ptiloglossa arizonensis isolate GNS036 chromosome 1, iyPtiAriz1_principal, whole genome shotgun sequence genome encodes the following:
- the LOC143149194 gene encoding uncharacterized protein LOC143149194, giving the protein MLKVTVLVLTVLFALQRNVKGNPLSSDPPSVNIETRRDTRMFQSESKHWPNFHHSWVPSFPTFSVSNVFTDEDDLALAVLKKKVLALENSQKELFQAVEQLDKAIKAPPCDTVSAPVVTDEEPSVITEESDEPLIIEEVNTSEDTKKNQVQSVTEATNGANGVVVASATNPDKETPPPTKVDEKNSEEGTVAPIENNDAPADVVANENVANETVPGDDGEKAGSTVKLEELEATLELAKPQPDVALERNEKIASSTIDVAENDRALHAEEDERRWNTPPELIPEQVIRKSNAKNERSLSIPITTNINVNTGNNAHSLGFQVSPEGIGYSESTSFNHPVISQSQSVSLAVGSTGVSGAVGQAVGQHHPVYGSQGNVNAHSFGFGSAAASASGTVQNGHASSAAASSVGSGHSSASSSGETIVLPEGMHIRFPGGPQRQPIWTNIHPNYNNNDHGASHPPKLNINVKPYREQNSGPITLQVSSQPTRWENRKPTIRIHKWHPTYRPYYDEIQL; this is encoded by the exons GTAACCCGCTCTCGAGTGATCCTCCGTCAGTAAATATTGAAACTCGCCGAGACACAAGGATGTTTCAGTCGGAATCAAAGCACTGGCCGAATTTCCATCATTCTTGGGTACCATCGTTCCCGACGTTCTCGGTGAGCAATGTGTTCACCGACGAGGACGATCTCGCGTTGGCTGTTTTGAAGAAGAAGGTTCTGGCGCTGGAGAACTCCCAAAAGGAACTTTTCCAGGCCGTGGAGCAGCTCGACAAAG CGATCAAGGCGCCACCTTGCGATACCGTGTCGGCCCCAGTGGTCACTGACGAGGAACCCTCTGTGATAACGGAGGAGTCAGACGAGCCATTGATCATCGAGGAGGTAAACACGTCCGAAGATACGAAAAAAAACCAGGTACAAAGTGTTACCGAAGCGACAAACGGCGCCAATGGGGTCGTGGTTGCGTCTGCAACGAACCCTGATAAAGAAACCCCGCCACCGACCAAAGTGGATGAAAAGAACTCGGAAGAGGGAACAGTAGCACCTATAGAAAACAACGATGCACCGGCTGACGTAGTCGCGAATGAAAACGTGGCGAATGAAACGGTACCGGGGGATGATGGTGAAAAGGCCGGGTCGACGGTGAAGCTCGAAGAACTGGAGGCAACGCTGGAACTAGCGAAACCACAGCCGGATGTTGCTTTGGAACGGAACGAAAAGATAGCAAGTTCTACGATTGATGTTGCAGAGA ATGATCGCGCTCTTCACGCGGAGGAAGACGAGCGACGATGGAACACGCCACCGGAGCTCATACCGGAGCAAGTCATCAGGAAATCCAACGCGAAGAATGAACGATCGTTGTCTATTCCCATCACGACAAATATCAACGTAAACACGGGAAACAATGCACACTCTTTGGGTTTCCAAGTGAGCCCTGAAGGCATCGGTTACTCGGAGAGCACCAGCTTCAACCATCC GGTCATCTCGCAAAGTCAATCGGTGTCGCTCGCCGTGGGATCGACAGGAGTCTCGGGTGCCGTGGGCCAAGCAGTCGGTCAACATCATCCCGTTTATGGCAGTCAAGGAAACGTCAATGCTCATTCGTTCGGTTTCGGTTCTGCGGCTGCCTCTGCATCTGGAACCGTTCAAAATGGCCACGCATCTTCCGCTGCCGCCTCTTCGGTCGGTTCTGGACATTCTTCTGCCTCATCGAGCGGGGAAACCATCGTTCTTCCAGAAGGAATGCATATCCGGTTTCCAGGAGGGCCTCAGAGACAACCGATCTGGACCAATATCCATCCGAATTATAACAACAATG aTCACGGTGCTTCGCATCCGCCGAAGTTGAACATCAACGTGAAACCGTATCGAGAGCAAAACAGTGGACCAATTACGTTGCAAGTTTCGTCTCAGCCAACACGATGGGAAAATAGGAAGCCAACGATTCGTATACACAAATGGCATCCTACTTACAGGCCATACTACGACGAAATACAATTATga